The following are encoded in a window of Streptomyces sp. Go-475 genomic DNA:
- a CDS encoding FAD-dependent oxidoreductase has protein sequence MAQAADTARTVIMTVDDDPGVSRAVARDLRRRYGASYRIVRAESGESALEALRELKLRGDLVAVILADYRMPQMNGIEFLEQALDVYPGARRVLLTAYADTHAAIDAINVVDLDHYLLKPWDPPEEKLYPVLDDLLQAWRSSDFRPVPATKVVGHRWSSRSSEVREFLARNQVPYRWYSSDEPEGRRLLAAAGEDGLRLPVVITPDGTPLVEPEAVDLAARVGLATTPAAEFYDLVVIGGGPAGLGAAVYGASEGLRTVLVERSATGGQAGQSSRIENYLGFPDGVSGAQLTDRARRQAAKFGAEILTAREVTALEVNGAARVVRFSDGSAIAAHSVILATGVSYRQLDAPGCDALTGCGVYYGSALTEAPACQGQDVYIVGGANSAGQAAMYLSRGAKSVTLLVRGESLTASMSHYLIQQIEESPNIRVRARTVVEEAHGDGRLERLTLRDVDTGETEQVDAQWMFVFIGAAPLTGWLDGTVLRDERGFILAGPDLSADGRPPEGWELDRPPYHLETSVPGVFVAGDARSESAKRVASAVGEGAMAVMLVHRYLEQS, from the coding sequence ATGGCACAGGCCGCCGACACGGCGCGGACCGTCATCATGACCGTGGACGACGATCCGGGGGTCTCCCGGGCCGTGGCCCGGGACCTGCGGCGGCGGTACGGCGCGTCGTACCGGATCGTGCGCGCGGAGTCCGGCGAGTCGGCGCTGGAGGCGCTGCGGGAGCTGAAGCTGCGCGGCGATCTCGTGGCGGTGATCCTGGCGGACTACCGGATGCCGCAGATGAACGGGATCGAGTTCCTGGAACAGGCCCTGGACGTCTACCCGGGCGCGCGGCGGGTGCTGCTGACGGCGTACGCGGACACGCACGCGGCGATCGACGCGATCAACGTCGTCGACCTCGACCACTACCTCCTCAAGCCGTGGGACCCGCCCGAGGAGAAGCTGTACCCGGTCCTGGACGACCTGCTGCAGGCGTGGCGGTCCAGCGACTTCCGGCCGGTGCCCGCCACGAAGGTGGTCGGGCACCGCTGGTCGTCCCGCTCCTCCGAGGTGCGGGAGTTCCTCGCCCGCAACCAGGTGCCCTACCGCTGGTACTCCTCCGACGAGCCGGAGGGGCGGCGGCTGCTGGCCGCGGCCGGTGAGGACGGGCTGCGGCTGCCGGTCGTGATCACCCCGGACGGGACGCCGCTGGTCGAGCCGGAGGCCGTCGACCTCGCCGCCCGGGTCGGCCTGGCGACCACCCCGGCCGCGGAGTTCTACGACCTGGTCGTGATCGGCGGCGGCCCGGCCGGGCTCGGCGCGGCCGTCTACGGCGCCTCCGAGGGGCTGCGGACCGTGCTGGTGGAGCGCTCGGCGACCGGCGGGCAGGCCGGGCAGAGCTCCCGCATCGAGAACTACCTGGGCTTCCCCGACGGCGTGTCCGGGGCGCAGCTCACCGACCGCGCCCGGCGGCAGGCCGCCAAGTTCGGCGCGGAGATCCTCACCGCGCGCGAGGTGACGGCCCTGGAGGTCAACGGCGCCGCCCGCGTCGTGCGGTTCTCGGACGGTTCGGCGATCGCCGCGCACAGCGTGATCCTGGCGACGGGCGTGAGCTACCGGCAGCTCGATGCACCCGGCTGCGACGCCCTGACCGGGTGCGGGGTCTACTACGGGTCCGCCCTGACGGAGGCGCCCGCCTGCCAGGGGCAGGACGTGTACATCGTCGGCGGCGCCAACTCGGCCGGGCAGGCGGCGATGTACCTGTCCCGGGGTGCCAAGTCGGTGACGCTGCTGGTGCGCGGCGAGTCGCTGACGGCGTCGATGTCGCACTACCTGATCCAGCAGATCGAGGAGTCCCCCAACATCCGGGTGCGGGCCCGCACGGTCGTCGAGGAGGCGCACGGCGACGGCCGGCTGGAACGGCTGACCCTGCGGGACGTGGACACAGGCGAGACCGAACAGGTCGACGCGCAGTGGATGTTCGTGTTCATCGGCGCGGCCCCGCTGACCGGCTGGCTGGACGGCACGGTGCTGCGCGACGAGCGCGGCTTCATCCTCGCCGGGCCCGACCTGAGCGCCGACGGCCGTCCGCCCGAGGGCTGGGAGCTGGACCGGCCGCCGTACCACCTGGAGACCAGTGTGCCCGGCGTGTTCGTGGCGGGCGACGCCCGCTCGGAGTCCGCCAAGCGGGTCGCGTCCGCCGTCGGAGAGGGAGCCATGGCCGTGATGCTCGTCCACCGGTACCTGGAGCAGTCGTGA
- a CDS encoding ATP-binding protein, which translates to MSGRAVPCSPQEIGSLFLFEKLTPEQLGRLCAEGRMERFEPGPVYAEGDPATCFYVMLEGTVVLYRRVGGDDVEVTRTSQRGVYAGSMQAYLGDRVRQVYNNSMRVTEPTRFFVLPADTFAQIMQEWFPMAVHLLEGLFFGSKSTERAIGQRERLLALGSLSAGLTHELNNPAAAAVRATATLRERVGKMRHKLAVIAQGSYAPEVMAKLIDIQERCAERVSKAPVLSPLEASDREDVLTDWLDDRGIPDGWRIAPTFVQAGLDVDWLDQVAAAVDEETLPSAIGWLNYTVETELLMDEINDSATRISHLVDAAKQYSQLDRAPFRNADVHELLDSTLLMLSGKIGPQIKVVKEYDRTLPKIPAYPAELNQVWTNLIDNAVSAMNSAGGEGTLTVRTARDHDRLLVEFRDTGVGIPAEDRGRIFDPFFTTKPVGEGTGLGLDISWRIVVNKHHGSIQVESEPGDTRFQVLLPLTAAEEESA; encoded by the coding sequence GTGAGCGGGCGGGCCGTGCCCTGCAGCCCGCAGGAGATCGGCTCCCTGTTCCTGTTCGAGAAGCTGACGCCCGAGCAGCTCGGCCGGTTGTGCGCGGAAGGGCGGATGGAGCGGTTCGAGCCCGGGCCCGTGTACGCCGAGGGCGACCCCGCCACCTGCTTCTACGTGATGCTGGAGGGCACGGTCGTGCTGTACCGCCGGGTCGGCGGGGACGACGTGGAGGTGACCCGTACCTCCCAGCGCGGGGTGTACGCGGGGTCCATGCAGGCGTACCTGGGCGACCGGGTGCGGCAGGTCTACAACAACTCCATGCGCGTGACCGAGCCGACGCGCTTCTTCGTGCTGCCCGCCGACACGTTCGCGCAGATCATGCAGGAGTGGTTCCCGATGGCGGTGCATCTGCTGGAGGGGCTCTTCTTCGGTTCGAAGAGCACCGAGCGGGCCATCGGGCAGCGCGAACGGCTGCTGGCGCTCGGCTCGTTGTCCGCGGGTCTCACGCACGAGCTGAACAACCCGGCCGCGGCGGCCGTGCGGGCGACCGCGACGCTGCGGGAGCGGGTCGGCAAGATGCGGCACAAGCTGGCGGTCATCGCGCAGGGTTCGTACGCCCCCGAGGTGATGGCGAAGCTCATCGACATCCAGGAGCGCTGCGCCGAGCGCGTCTCCAAGGCGCCCGTGCTCAGCCCGCTGGAGGCCTCCGACCGGGAGGACGTGCTCACCGACTGGCTCGACGACCGGGGCATCCCGGACGGCTGGCGGATCGCGCCCACGTTCGTGCAGGCCGGTCTCGACGTGGACTGGCTGGACCAGGTCGCGGCCGCCGTGGACGAGGAGACGCTGCCGAGCGCGATCGGCTGGCTGAACTACACCGTCGAGACCGAGCTGCTGATGGACGAGATCAACGACTCGGCCACGCGCATCTCGCACCTCGTCGACGCGGCGAAGCAGTACTCGCAGCTCGACCGGGCCCCGTTCCGGAACGCCGACGTGCACGAACTCCTCGACTCCACCCTGCTGATGCTGTCGGGCAAGATCGGCCCGCAGATCAAGGTCGTCAAGGAGTACGACCGGACACTGCCGAAGATCCCGGCGTACCCGGCGGAGCTCAACCAGGTGTGGACGAACCTGATCGACAACGCGGTCTCGGCGATGAACAGCGCCGGCGGCGAAGGGACGTTGACCGTGCGGACGGCACGGGACCACGACCGGCTGCTGGTGGAGTTCCGGGACACGGGCGTCGGGATCCCGGCGGAGGACCGGGGGCGGATCTTCGACCCGTTCTTCACGACGAAGCCCGTGGGCGAGGGGACCGGGCTCGGGCTCGACATCTCCTGGCGGATCGTGGTCAACAAGCACCACGGGAGCATCCAGGTGGAGTCGGAGCCCGGGGACACGCGGTTCCAGGTGCTGCTGCCGCTGACGGCGGCCGAGGAGGAGTCGGCATGA
- a CDS encoding UBP-type zinc finger domain-containing protein, translating to MSGGNGIDPSVPPSGSGCVECDAAGGWWFHLRRCAQCGHVGCCDSSPGKHATAHFRQTGHPFVQSFEPGESWFWSFETNELYEGGPELAGPVSHPREQPAPGPAGRVPADWARVLRAQ from the coding sequence ATGAGTGGTGGGAACGGGATCGATCCGAGTGTGCCGCCGAGCGGCAGCGGGTGCGTGGAGTGCGACGCGGCCGGGGGCTGGTGGTTCCATCTGCGGCGGTGCGCGCAGTGCGGGCACGTGGGGTGTTGTGACAGTTCGCCCGGGAAGCACGCGACGGCTCATTTCCGGCAGACCGGGCATCCCTTCGTGCAGAGCTTCGAGCCGGGTGAGAGCTGGTTCTGGAGCTTCGAGACGAACGAGTTGTACGAGGGTGGCCCGGAGTTGGCCGGGCCGGTGAGTCACCCGCGGGAGCAGCCCGCGCCGGGGCCCGCCGGACGGGTGCCGGCGGACTGGGCCAGGGTCCTGCGGGCCCAGTAG
- a CDS encoding helix-turn-helix transcriptional regulator: MPQASFIAPVVGREAELTRLSEVLRRACEGEARAVLLAGDAGVGKTRVLDEAGKRAAAAGMTVVAGHCVDLGDVGLPYLPFTEILGVLAADERFSAALAAHPVVERLLGAGTDAVRDVDARLRLFEGVAGLLADVAEVAPLLLVLEDLHWADQSSRDLLRFLLGRGVLRHRLAVFASYRADDLHRRHPLRPLLAELVRLPAVERLELRPLADSDVDRLVRALERRPLPDATVRRIVERAEGNAFYAEELLAATDTEAGGVPSGLADVLLIRFEQLSDTAQQVLRTAAVAGRRVEHELLREAVGLPEEALESALREAVGRQLLVAGDDDTYSFRHALAREAVYADLLPGERSRLHGAFARLLAGRWRRAESAAERAHHYRESHDLAEALAASLEAADHAQRVGAPAEEQRHLEAALDLWPAVGAEARPSGRGADRVTLTLRASAAAAHAGELHRAVSLARSALAELGQDADSELAARVRYTLAGNLLSVDSLTAAFAYSSEALAMIPEEPASVTWVWAAATHAMAARHIGKNDTALRVARRALSVAEELGVTDAQADLLISLAVFDGGGRRGPEGRELLLRARELARSSGNAAVELRALFNLAMGCYENGEPAECLPWLTEGLDRARRAGLLSSPYPLEMRYLRLLVLYALGRWDECVRAARADAEVLPAAGGYTAGPALYVALARGDLTAADRARALLEGPFDWMATLVAGIVLTDAAALRRDPEEAVRRMRSTVAALTDEAGTRPDVTVRLAALALSAVADAAVGLRLTGDESGARRWADTATELVESARAVAGRGQNDTPQGPEGQAWLARAEAEWIRAVSGPDAAAWSAAVEAFTYGDVHERARCRLRYAEALVAAGRREEAAAEARGVRETADRLGAVPLREQVDALVRRARLSDAPPAGDRAGVLTAREQDVLRLLALGRSNRQIGEELFISGKTASVHVSNILAKLGASSRGEAVAVAYREGLIAPEPSAS, encoded by the coding sequence GTGCCGCAGGCTTCGTTCATCGCGCCGGTCGTCGGGAGGGAAGCCGAACTCACGCGGCTCTCCGAGGTGCTGCGGCGTGCGTGCGAGGGTGAGGCCCGTGCCGTGCTCCTCGCCGGGGACGCCGGTGTCGGCAAGACGCGGGTGCTGGACGAGGCCGGGAAGCGGGCCGCCGCCGCGGGCATGACCGTGGTCGCCGGGCACTGCGTGGATCTCGGGGACGTCGGACTGCCCTATCTGCCGTTCACCGAGATCCTGGGGGTGCTCGCCGCCGACGAGCGGTTCTCCGCCGCCCTGGCGGCCCATCCCGTGGTCGAGCGGCTGCTGGGTGCCGGGACCGACGCCGTGCGCGATGTGGACGCGCGGCTGCGGCTGTTCGAGGGGGTCGCCGGGCTGCTCGCCGACGTGGCGGAGGTCGCCCCCCTGTTGCTCGTGCTGGAGGACCTGCACTGGGCCGACCAGTCGTCGCGGGACCTGCTGCGGTTCCTGCTGGGCCGGGGCGTCCTGCGGCACCGGCTGGCGGTGTTCGCCTCGTACCGGGCGGACGATCTGCACCGCCGGCATCCGCTGCGGCCGCTGCTGGCGGAGCTGGTGCGGCTGCCCGCCGTGGAGCGGCTGGAGCTGCGGCCGCTGGCCGATTCCGACGTGGACCGGCTGGTGCGGGCCCTCGAACGACGTCCGCTGCCGGACGCCACCGTACGGCGGATCGTCGAGCGGGCCGAGGGCAACGCCTTCTACGCGGAGGAACTGCTCGCGGCCACCGACACCGAGGCGGGCGGGGTGCCCAGCGGACTCGCCGATGTGCTGCTGATCCGTTTCGAGCAGCTCTCCGACACGGCCCAGCAGGTGCTGCGGACCGCGGCCGTCGCCGGGCGCCGGGTGGAGCACGAGCTGCTGCGGGAGGCGGTCGGGCTGCCCGAGGAGGCACTGGAGTCGGCGCTGCGCGAGGCGGTGGGGCGGCAGTTGCTCGTCGCCGGGGACGACGACACGTACTCCTTCCGGCACGCCCTCGCCCGGGAGGCCGTCTACGCCGATCTGCTCCCCGGGGAGCGGTCGAGGCTGCACGGCGCGTTCGCGCGGCTGCTCGCCGGGCGCTGGCGCCGTGCCGAGAGCGCCGCCGAACGCGCCCATCACTACCGGGAGAGCCACGACCTCGCCGAGGCGTTGGCCGCTTCGTTGGAGGCGGCCGACCACGCCCAGCGGGTCGGCGCGCCGGCCGAGGAGCAGCGGCACCTCGAGGCGGCCCTGGACCTGTGGCCGGCCGTCGGCGCCGAGGCCCGGCCCTCCGGCCGGGGCGCCGACCGCGTGACGCTGACGCTGCGCGCCTCGGCGGCCGCCGCGCACGCCGGCGAGTTGCACCGGGCGGTCTCCCTCGCCCGGTCCGCACTGGCGGAACTCGGGCAGGACGCCGACTCCGAACTGGCCGCCCGGGTCCGCTACACACTCGCCGGGAACCTGCTGAGCGTGGACAGCCTGACGGCCGCGTTCGCCTACAGCAGCGAGGCGCTGGCGATGATCCCCGAGGAGCCCGCGTCGGTCACGTGGGTGTGGGCGGCGGCCACGCACGCCATGGCCGCGCGGCACATCGGGAAGAACGACACCGCGCTGCGGGTCGCCCGGCGGGCCCTGAGCGTGGCCGAGGAGCTGGGGGTGACCGACGCGCAGGCGGACCTGCTGATCTCCCTGGCCGTCTTCGACGGAGGCGGCCGACGCGGTCCCGAGGGCCGCGAGCTGCTGCTGCGGGCCCGGGAGCTGGCCCGGAGTTCCGGCAACGCGGCCGTGGAGCTGCGGGCCCTGTTCAACCTGGCCATGGGCTGCTACGAGAACGGGGAGCCGGCGGAGTGCCTGCCCTGGCTGACGGAGGGCCTGGACCGGGCCCGGCGTGCCGGGCTGCTGTCCTCGCCGTACCCGCTGGAGATGCGGTACCTGCGGCTGCTGGTGCTGTACGCGCTGGGCCGCTGGGACGAGTGCGTCCGCGCGGCGCGGGCCGATGCCGAGGTGCTGCCGGCCGCCGGCGGGTACACGGCCGGTCCCGCGCTGTACGTGGCGCTGGCCCGCGGCGACCTCACGGCGGCGGACCGGGCACGCGCCCTGCTGGAGGGGCCCTTCGACTGGATGGCCACCCTGGTGGCGGGCATCGTGCTCACCGACGCCGCGGCGCTGCGCCGTGATCCGGAGGAGGCGGTGCGCCGGATGCGCTCCACGGTCGCGGCCCTCACCGACGAGGCGGGCACCCGCCCGGACGTGACGGTCCGGCTCGCCGCACTGGCGTTGTCGGCCGTCGCCGACGCGGCCGTCGGACTGCGGCTGACCGGCGACGAGTCCGGGGCGCGCCGCTGGGCGGACACGGCGACGGAACTGGTGGAGTCGGCGCGGGCCGTCGCCGGCCGCGGTCAGAACGACACGCCGCAGGGCCCGGAGGGGCAGGCGTGGCTGGCCCGGGCCGAGGCGGAGTGGATCCGGGCCGTGTCGGGGCCGGACGCGGCGGCCTGGTCGGCGGCGGTGGAAGCGTTCACCTACGGCGACGTCCACGAGCGGGCGCGGTGCCGGCTGCGGTACGCCGAGGCCCTGGTGGCGGCCGGACGTCGCGAGGAGGCGGCGGCGGAGGCCCGGGGGGTCCGGGAGACCGCGGACCGGCTCGGTGCCGTGCCGCTGCGGGAGCAGGTGGACGCCCTGGTCCGGCGCGCCCGGCTGTCGGACGCCCCGCCCGCCGGAGACCGGGCCGGTGTGCTCACCGCGCGTGAGCAGGACGTGCTGCGGCTGCTCGCGCTCGGCCGCAGCAACCGGCAGATCGGCGAGGAGCTGTTCATCAGCGGCAAGACGGCGAGCGTCCACGTCTCCAACATCCTCGCCAAGCTGGGCGCTTCGAGCCGCGGCGAGGCGGTGGCGGTGGCGTACCGGGAGGGCCTGATCGCCCCGGAGCCGTCGGCGTCCTGA
- a CDS encoding SGNH/GDSL hydrolase family protein, giving the protein MHRPARPRCRAALAALSSCVALGCGTGATPQGDEPSPPPGAPTGAEYGVVTWASSADRIGEAADGRGYRLLVRTSVGGSGLRVRLSNAFGNQPVTFGNVHAGLQRDGAALVPGSNRRLTFGGARTVTVPAGGIVYSDPLPGRVPAASTLAVSLYVARAGGTLTGHWMAMQTSYTTEGDHTAEESAANWKQRTGSWFYLDAVTVRPREGTGAVAALGDSITDGWQSTTDRNRRWPDYLARRLARSATGKVEGVANGGIAGNRVLTDVPGQSALNRLRRDALSLPGVRTVFLFQGVNDIKAEPGATADELIAGYRTLIDRAHAAGKCVVGATITPYKGWQEWDPAGEAVRRKVNAFVRDSGAFDAVTDFDRVLRSPYDPERILPAFDGGDHLHPNDKGMRAMADAVDLRSLDCRTG; this is encoded by the coding sequence ATGCACCGCCCCGCACGCCCCCGCTGCCGCGCCGCCCTGGCCGCCCTCTCCTCGTGCGTCGCACTGGGCTGCGGGACCGGCGCGACACCCCAGGGGGACGAGCCGTCCCCGCCGCCCGGTGCCCCGACGGGAGCGGAGTACGGCGTGGTCACCTGGGCCTCGTCCGCCGACCGCATCGGCGAGGCGGCCGACGGCCGCGGCTACCGGCTGCTGGTGCGCACCAGCGTCGGCGGCAGCGGCCTGCGGGTGCGGCTGTCCAACGCCTTCGGCAACCAGCCCGTGACGTTCGGCAACGTCCACGCCGGACTGCAACGGGACGGGGCCGCGCTCGTCCCCGGCAGCAACCGGCGCCTGACCTTCGGCGGCGCGCGCACCGTCACCGTCCCGGCCGGCGGCATCGTCTACAGCGACCCGCTGCCCGGCCGCGTCCCCGCCGCGAGCACCCTCGCCGTCAGCCTGTACGTCGCCCGGGCGGGCGGCACGCTCACCGGGCACTGGATGGCGATGCAGACGTCGTACACCACCGAGGGCGACCACACCGCCGAGGAGAGCGCGGCGAACTGGAAGCAGCGGACCGGATCCTGGTTCTACCTCGACGCCGTCACCGTACGGCCCCGCGAGGGGACGGGCGCCGTCGCCGCGCTCGGTGACTCCATCACCGACGGCTGGCAGTCCACGACCGACCGCAACCGCCGCTGGCCCGACTACCTCGCCCGCCGGCTGGCCCGGTCCGCCACCGGCAAGGTCGAAGGCGTGGCCAACGGAGGCATCGCCGGCAACCGGGTCCTCACCGACGTCCCGGGGCAGAGCGCCCTGAACCGCCTGCGCCGGGACGCGCTCTCGCTGCCCGGGGTGCGGACGGTGTTCCTCTTCCAGGGCGTCAACGACATCAAGGCCGAACCGGGCGCCACGGCCGACGAGCTGATCGCCGGCTACCGCACGCTGATCGACCGGGCGCACGCGGCCGGCAAGTGCGTCGTCGGCGCCACGATCACCCCCTACAAGGGCTGGCAGGAGTGGGACCCGGCCGGGGAGGCGGTACGGCGGAAGGTCAACGCCTTCGTCCGCGACAGCGGCGCGTTCGACGCCGTCACCGACTTCGACCGCGTCCTGCGCAGCCCCTACGACCCCGAGCGGATCCTGCCCGCCTTCGACGGTGGCGACCATCTGCACCCCAACGACAAGGGCATGCGGGCGATGGCCGACGCCGTCGATCTCCGCAGCCTCGACTGCCGGACCGGCTAG